Sequence from the Mycobacterium florentinum genome:
ACGTCGGTCGCGATGTAGCCCAAGGGGTGTCCGACGTGCAGCCCGTCACCCGATGGGTACGGGAACATGTCCTGCACGAACAATTTGTCGTCGGGCACCGGTACGCCGTCCGTCGGCGCCAGCGACCCCACCGGGTTGGGCACATTGAACGTCCCCAGCCGCGCCCAGTTGTCCTGCCAGGTGGCCTCAATACGCCCGGCCAGCTCCGCGGTGTAACGGAATGGCGGCGCGTCGGACTCGGTCGGAGCACCCGCAGAGTTGCTCCGAGACGAGGCGGTCGGCGATTGGGTCACGTGAACAGCGTATAAGGACGGTCTGGACGGGCGTGTCGGCCACAGGTTGATAAAGGTTGCGTTGCGCGGAGATCAGAGGTTCATCCCAGCTCTGTTTCGGCCCTGTCCAGCGCGTTTGACCTCTGGTTACAGTCACCCTCTATACGACGGATGCTGGTGGACCAGCCATTCCGGAAGGACCGACAGAGATGACTCAGATCGCCGCCCCCGGGCGTGTAATCGCCGGCGGTTTCGCCGCCAGTGTGATCGGGTTCGCCCTTTTTTCGGGTGCCACGGCTTCGGCCGATCCTCTGGTTCCGGTGCCACCGGGTCCGATCGTGCCGGTGCCCGCGCAGCAGTACATCCCTGCGGCCCCCGGTACGGCCAACAGCAACCGGTTCGTCCCCACCCCGCCGGCGGCGAATCCGTTCGCACCGCCGAGCCTCGCCTCCGCTCCCGCAGCGCCCAACAACATCGCGGCTCCGGCCGCGACGCCCAACGCCGCCGTGGTCGCGCCGGCACAGCCGACCGTGACCCCCGCGGCCTCCGGAACGCTGCGCGACTACTTCCAATCGAAGGGCGTCAAGCTCGAACCCCAGAAGCCGCAGGGATTCAAGCCGCTCGACATCACGCTGCCGGTGCCGCCGCGCTGGACCCAGGTGCCCGATCCCAATGTTCCGGATGCGTTCGCGGTGATCGCCGACCGGCAAGGCAGCAGTGTCTACACGTCAAACGCGCAGGTCGTGGTCTACAAGCTGGTCGGAACCTTCGATCCCCGAGAAGCCATCTCGCACGGCTACGTCGACAGCCAGAAACTGCTTGCCTGGCAGTCCACGAACGCCTCGATGGCTGACTTCGACGGTTTCCCGTCGTCGGTCATCGAGGGCACCTACCGCGAGGGCGATATGACGCTGAACACCTCGCGCCGCCACGTCCTTGCCACCTCGGGCCACGACACCTACCTGGTGTCGCTCTCGGTGACTACCGACCGGGCCGTGGCAGTCGCAGACGCTCCCGCCACCGACGCCATCATCAACGGGTTCCGGGTGGCCGCTCCCGGCGCCGCCGCCCCGGCCCCCGCCGCACCCGCGCCGAGCGCCGCACCCGCGCCGAGCGCCGCACCCGCCGCGGTTCCGGCCCAGGCGCCTGCCGTCGCACCCGTCCAGCCGCCCGTCGCCGCACCTACCCAGGTTCCCGCGCAGCTGGGCGTGCCCAACCAGCTGCCCTCCCCGCAGCCCGCGCCCAACCTCTTGGCCCTCGTACCTGGGCTTCCGCCCCTGCCGAACTTCAGCAGCCTCGGCTCGCGCTAATTCGGCGCCGACACAAGGGGTGTGGAGCCCGGCGCGCGCATCCGCGATCGGCCTCGTATTGTGAGGCCATGCTGATCGCTGGGGTGGTGTGCGTCTGTGCGGCGGTGGCTTCCGCCGGGTTCGGAGCCTGGTCGCTCTCTCACAACCACGCAGTCGCCGGTACTCAACTGGCGCTGCGCGCCATGGCGCCGACACAGTTGGCGGCCGCGGTAATGCTGGCCGCAGGCGGTGTGGTGGCGCTGGCCGCCTCCGCGCACACCGCGTTCGTGGTGCTGATCGTCTGCGTGGCCGGCGCCCTCGGCACGCTGGCCGCCGGCTCGTGGCAGAGTGCACGCTTCGCGCTGCGCCAAGAAGCAGCGGCGGCACCCAGTTGTGCCGGCGAGTGCAGCGCCTGCACACAGTCCTGCCACTGACGAAACCCCACCGACGCGACGTCGTGCGATAGGCCACCATGCTGAGGCGCTTGTCGACGATCCTCGATCTGTTTCTGCTGGCTTTGGCGACAACCGTCGC
This genomic interval carries:
- a CDS encoding LpqN/LpqT family lipoprotein is translated as MTQIAAPGRVIAGGFAASVIGFALFSGATASADPLVPVPPGPIVPVPAQQYIPAAPGTANSNRFVPTPPAANPFAPPSLASAPAAPNNIAAPAATPNAAVVAPAQPTVTPAASGTLRDYFQSKGVKLEPQKPQGFKPLDITLPVPPRWTQVPDPNVPDAFAVIADRQGSSVYTSNAQVVVYKLVGTFDPREAISHGYVDSQKLLAWQSTNASMADFDGFPSSVIEGTYREGDMTLNTSRRHVLATSGHDTYLVSLSVTTDRAVAVADAPATDAIINGFRVAAPGAAAPAPAAPAPSAAPAPSAAPAAVPAQAPAVAPVQPPVAAPTQVPAQLGVPNQLPSPQPAPNLLALVPGLPPLPNFSSLGSR